A stretch of Campylobacter gracilis DNA encodes these proteins:
- a CDS encoding WD40 repeat domain-containing protein, with protein MKILWQSRLQNRLRDIGENILIKGDRAFYAGDNDEQKQMKLRKFSLASGEQLASAPFRDFTRAATFDDDGRTLVVLGFIDTIYKFNAADLALISKHKKGVLKYGNFIALSSKDGDKKAITATDDTLFIYDFKTQAGTRKRLKGCAEIFKQDELNFLIFTRSGQIYRLNLSSCELKIIAKACPMTQVQRAGGGYCIRVGEAGENGEIEGANELVFTDANFNVKFRVKLDFDFDKFELAADESDGWRGHFINELNELRILNLMRSEAGGFENGGSGEFTQGEASKSRCEAMDKFEQNDPARYLATKPILTHKFKQKGARILGVVAAASCRAASTKYEAKQKGAFAEQNFTSEGGRRDENKRSARRAPGKDEMYAHRMPEKNEWRQHTPECTRDLVLVDNAYDEDAEQILTCYEI; from the coding sequence ATGAAAATTTTATGGCAAAGTAGGCTTCAAAACAGACTTCGCGATATCGGCGAAAACATCCTGATAAAGGGCGATCGCGCATTTTACGCAGGCGATAACGACGAGCAAAAGCAGATGAAGCTTAGAAAATTTTCGCTTGCAAGCGGCGAGCAGCTAGCTAGCGCGCCTTTCCGCGATTTTACCCGTGCCGCGACCTTTGACGATGACGGCCGCACGCTCGTAGTTTTGGGCTTTATTGACACGATTTATAAATTTAACGCCGCGGATCTCGCGCTCATCTCAAAGCACAAAAAGGGCGTGCTAAAATACGGCAACTTTATCGCGCTAAGTAGCAAGGACGGCGATAAAAAGGCTATTACGGCGACCGATGACACGCTTTTTATTTACGATTTTAAGACGCAGGCGGGCACGCGAAAGCGATTAAAGGGCTGCGCGGAGATTTTTAAGCAGGATGAGCTAAATTTCTTGATTTTTACGCGCTCGGGTCAAATTTACCGCCTAAATTTGAGCAGTTGCGAGCTTAAAATCATCGCTAAAGCTTGCCCTATGACGCAGGTGCAGCGCGCGGGCGGCGGATACTGCATTCGCGTGGGCGAAGCGGGCGAAAACGGCGAAATAGAGGGTGCTAACGAGCTTGTTTTTACGGACGCGAATTTTAACGTTAAATTCCGCGTGAAGCTGGACTTTGATTTCGATAAATTCGAGCTTGCGGCGGATGAATCAGACGGCTGGCGCGGGCACTTTATAAACGAGCTGAATGAGCTGAGGATTCTTAATCTCATGCGTAGCGAAGCGGGCGGCTTCGAGAACGGCGGCTCGGGCGAATTTACTCAGGGCGAGGCGAGTAAATCCAGGTGCGAAGCGATGGATAAATTTGAACAAAATGATCCCGCCCGATATCTCGCGACAAAGCCTATTTTGACGCATAAATTTAAACAAAAAGGCGCGAGAATTTTAGGCGTCGTTGCGGCTGCTTCTTGCCGGGCTGCGAGCACAAAATACGAAGCGAAGCAGAAGGGCGCATTTGCCGAGCAAAATTTTACGTCCGAGGGCGGCCGCCGCGACGAAAATAAGAGATCTGCTCGTCGCGCGCCAGGCAAAGACGAAATGTATGCGCACCGCATGCCGGAGAAAAATGAATGGCGGCAACATACGCCCGAATGCACCCGCGATCTCGTACTAGTCGATAACGCTTACGACGAGGACGCGGAGCAAATTTTAACCTGCTATGAGATCTAA
- a CDS encoding carbon starvation CstA family protein, whose translation MKFWQKILWAAVAVIGAWCFGVLALNKGESISAVWLVIASACIYLIGYTFYGRFIAYRVFELDDRRATPAVIRNDGRDYVPTNKYVLFGHHFAAIAGAGPLVGPVVAAQMGYLPGTIWLLVGVVLAGAVHDFIVLVLSTRRGGKSLGEMIKEEMGKLTGGIAMIGIFFIMLIIVAILAMVVVKALANSPWGLFTIAMTIPIAIFMGIYMRFLRPGKVSEASIIGFVLLMLALWGGHYVSIDPYWHDVFSLKGETLALLTIGYGFIAAILPVWLLLAPRDYLSTFLKLGVIIGMAVAIIFVAPELKMPATTKFIDGTGPVFAGPIFPFLFITIACGAISGFHALISSGTTPKMLERETHALFIGYGSMLMESLVGVMALVAACILSPGEYFAINSPAAVLGKDAVSAAAYINSIGFSITPEQIGALASNVGETTMMSRTGGAPTFAMGLTMLLHQIIGGKELMAFWYHFAILFEALFILTAVDAGTRTGRFMVQEILGNVYKPFSDTKNSLYGIIATVICVAGWGYLLYSGVTDPMGGIYTLWPLFGASNQMLAGIALLLATVVLFKMGKQKYAFVTIAPAIWVLITTLYATILKLMPANGERVHDAVSHVAIAQNTAAKLASLSDPAAIEKAQAIIRNNVIDAVLCALFVVVTIIVIAQTIRMCLKISKGGANEGYFKLAESEHIDRGVYEKV comes from the coding sequence ATGAAATTTTGGCAAAAGATCCTTTGGGCGGCGGTCGCCGTCATAGGGGCGTGGTGTTTCGGCGTACTTGCGCTAAATAAGGGCGAGAGTATCAGCGCCGTCTGGCTCGTAATAGCCAGCGCGTGCATCTATCTGATCGGATACACCTTCTACGGGCGCTTTATCGCGTATCGCGTCTTTGAACTCGATGATCGTCGCGCAACTCCTGCGGTGATCCGAAACGACGGACGCGATTACGTCCCTACGAACAAATACGTCCTTTTTGGCCACCATTTCGCCGCTATCGCAGGCGCCGGACCGCTCGTAGGTCCCGTAGTGGCCGCACAGATGGGCTATCTGCCCGGCACTATTTGGCTTTTGGTAGGCGTCGTGCTTGCAGGCGCGGTGCATGATTTCATCGTGCTCGTGCTATCCACGCGACGCGGCGGCAAGAGCCTAGGCGAGATGATAAAAGAGGAGATGGGTAAGCTCACGGGCGGCATCGCGATGATCGGAATTTTTTTCATCATGCTGATCATCGTGGCGATTTTGGCGATGGTCGTCGTAAAGGCGCTCGCAAACTCGCCGTGGGGGCTTTTTACGATCGCGATGACTATACCGATCGCCATATTTATGGGAATTTACATGAGGTTTTTGCGCCCGGGCAAGGTCAGCGAGGCATCGATCATCGGCTTTGTTTTGTTGATGCTTGCGCTTTGGGGCGGGCATTACGTCTCGATCGATCCGTACTGGCACGACGTTTTTTCGCTAAAGGGCGAGACGCTCGCGCTTCTTACGATCGGCTACGGCTTTATCGCGGCGATTTTGCCCGTGTGGCTGCTGCTTGCGCCGCGCGATTATCTAAGTACCTTCCTTAAGCTCGGCGTCATCATCGGCATGGCGGTCGCGATAATCTTTGTCGCGCCCGAGCTTAAAATGCCCGCTACGACAAAATTTATCGACGGTACGGGTCCCGTTTTTGCAGGTCCGATATTTCCGTTTTTATTTATCACGATCGCATGCGGCGCGATTTCGGGCTTTCACGCGCTGATCTCCAGCGGCACGACGCCGAAGATGCTCGAGCGCGAAACCCACGCTCTTTTCATCGGCTACGGCTCGATGCTTATGGAGAGCCTCGTGGGCGTAATGGCGCTCGTAGCGGCGTGCATCCTAAGCCCGGGCGAATACTTCGCTATCAACTCACCCGCCGCGGTACTGGGCAAAGACGCGGTAAGCGCTGCGGCGTATATAAACTCTATCGGATTTAGCATTACGCCTGAGCAGATCGGAGCCTTGGCTTCAAACGTCGGCGAAACCACGATGATGAGCCGCACGGGCGGCGCTCCTACCTTTGCGATGGGGCTAACGATGCTTCTGCATCAGATCATCGGCGGCAAGGAGCTGATGGCGTTTTGGTACCATTTCGCGATTTTGTTTGAGGCGCTGTTTATTCTGACCGCAGTCGATGCGGGCACGCGCACCGGGCGCTTTATGGTGCAAGAAATTTTAGGCAACGTTTATAAGCCATTCTCCGATACTAAAAATTCCCTCTACGGCATCATCGCGACGGTGATCTGCGTGGCGGGCTGGGGCTATCTGCTTTACAGCGGCGTTACCGATCCTATGGGCGGAATTTACACGCTGTGGCCGCTTTTCGGTGCGTCCAATCAGATGCTCGCGGGCATCGCGCTGCTGCTTGCGACGGTGGTGCTTTTTAAAATGGGCAAGCAAAAATACGCCTTCGTCACGATCGCTCCTGCGATTTGGGTGCTTATAACCACGCTTTATGCGACGATCTTAAAGCTGATGCCGGCTAACGGCGAGCGCGTGCACGACGCGGTAAGCCACGTGGCTATCGCGCAAAATACCGCCGCCAAGCTCGCTAGCCTGAGCGATCCCGCGGCGATCGAAAAGGCACAGGCTATCATCAGAAATAACGTCATCGACGCCGTGCTATGCGCTCTTTTCGTCGTCGTTACGATCATAGTCATCGCCCAAACGATCCGAATGTGCCTTAAAATTTCAAAAGGCGGCGCGAACGAGGGGTATTTCAAACTGGCAGAAAGCGAGCACATAGATAGGGGCGTTTATGAAAAAGTTTAA
- the kcuS gene encoding KCU-star family selenoprotein, translated as MKKFKFNPLAAPRAVARFLARADAALAPLIGLGDYEGYLRHFRSAHPDEVPLSRAEFFRAMQDSKAKNVKC; from the coding sequence ATGAAAAAGTTTAAATTTAATCCGCTCGCAGCCCCAAGGGCCGTGGCGAGGTTTTTGGCGCGCGCGGATGCCGCGCTTGCGCCACTCATCGGGCTCGGCGATTACGAGGGCTACCTGCGCCATTTCAGAAGCGCTCATCCTGACGAAGTCCCGCTAAGCAGGGCGGAATTTTTCCGCGCGATGCAAGATAGCAAGGCAAAAAACGTCAAGTGCTGA